The Sulfurovum zhangzhouensis genome includes the window TCTGAGCAATACTACCCCAAACTATCAGCCACATTGGAATGGACTGGTTAAAAAAGAGACGTTGAATATCAGATTGACCATTAGAGTATGAGTAGAATAAGATCAAGGCCGGGAATAACCACAAAAATACGCGTAAGAAAATAGAAAGTTTCTGCCAGGTCTTCTGTATCTGCATATTACGAATATATATAAAATAGGTTATTGTCTGTCCAAACATGATCGCAAAGTCATCACGAAGCCAACCGTAGATAAAAAACAGGAAAGAAGCCAAAAGGCTTAACTGCCAAAAAAGTTCCGGTGTAAGTACTTTCTTTACTTTTTCAGAAAGTATCCATTGCACCAGAAGTCTGGCAGAAAAAAGTAACTGGGCAATAAAACCGACCAGATAAATGATCGCATGATCAGAAAACCATTGATGCATATTAGATATCCGTTTGTTCTATTTCATAACGGATATATCTGCTGCGCATCCATCGATATGCAAACGCATCTTGAAGCGGTTTAATAGATCTATTAAAGATATTGAATTTTGACTGACCTGCAATACGTTCAAAGTGCTGTACTTCCATCTGTTTGATCTCTCCGCCTTCAAGCTTTAACAATGCCGGTATAAACCGGTGCATACCATCAAAAAAAGGAATTTTTTTGACCTTATCGGTACGTAAAACTTTTAAGGGACATCCGGTGTCAATCACACCGTCATCGATCAGTTTTCGACGAATTGCATTGGCAATACGCGATTGTATCTTCTTGCTGAGAGTATCTTTTCTTTTTGCCCTGTAACCAATGACCGCGTCACATGTATTTATCTCACCTAAAAGTTTGTCAAAATCAAAAGGAGTCGTTTGAAGGTCGGCATCGATATAACCGATCAACTCTGTATTTGCATGATCGATACCCGCTTTGATCGCGGTGCTCAATCCCCTGTTTTGTCTAAACTTTATAAAATGGAAATCAGGATGCTCACAAATCTTACTGATTTTTTCAAAACTACCGTCTCTAGAACCATCATCTACGAACAGTACCTGACTTTTTGTAGGACTTTGAGCCAAGTACTCTAAAAAAGTCTTCTCGACACGATCAAGGTTATCTATTTCATTATAAATAGGGACAATAATTGTCATTCTGTAACTGTTACTCATCTGCATTCCGAAGTATACTATATTTTCACGTTAAATGGCTTTACCTCTTCCCATTTTCCTTACGCTAGTCTTGTAATATTTAAGGTATTTTTCTGTTAATCTTTTCGTACTATGATATATAACAGCAAAAGATAACTGAGGTTATATTTTATGAATAGTACACCGACACAAAATAAACTTTTGAGAACAATACGCACCTTATTATTCATACTTATAGGATTTGCCGTTCTGCTCTTATTATTTCCGCAATTTAAAGCATTCTGGCTCCCTATAAATACGGAACCGCGTGCCGTTACAGCCAGAGGTACTCTCTCGGATACGGAAAGAACAAATATCGAAATCTTCCGTCAGGCCAGTCCGTCAGTTGTTTATATTACGACGCTGACAGATACTGTCAATCTATGGACACGTGATATTACGCGTATTCCGCGTGGTACAGGATCAGGGTTTATTTGGGATCGATACGGACATATCATCACCAACTACCATGTACTTGAAAGAGCTTCGGAGATCCGTATACATCTTAGTGATCAGCGCACATTTCGTGCCGTTCTGGTCGGTGCAAGCCCAGATCACGATATTGCAGTATTACGTATTCCTTTGGTATCTAATATGCCTGCACCGCTTCCTATAGGAACCAGCAGTGATCTGCAGGTCGGCCAGATGATGTATGCTATCGGAAACCCTTTTGGACTTGATCAGACACTGACCACAGGTGTCGTATCTGCACTAAATCGAAGCTTATACAATGATAACGGATCAAAGATCAATGGACTGATACAAACTGATGCAGCGATCAATCCGGGTAACTCAGGAGGTCCACTTCTGGACAGTGCCGGACGGCTTGTAGGGATCAACACGGCTATCTACAGCCCTTCCGGGGTCTATGCCGGTATCGGTTTTGCGGTACCTGTCGACACGGTCAACCGTGTCGTACCAAAACTGATAGCAAAGGGTCATTATAAAAGACCACAACTTGGCATTTTGATAGATGAGGAGTTAAACAAAGCAATCACTGATAAATTGGGGATCAAAGGAGTAGCGATCATTGATATAAAGGAAGGTTCCCCCGCACAACGTGCAGGACTGCATAGTATGAAAAAGCTTAAAAATGAGGGAATGGACGTCGGTGATATCATCCTAAGTATCGATGACCAAAGAGTAAATAATACACGTTCACTGCTTGATACATTAGAAAAATATTACAGCGGAGATCATGTCAAACTTACATACTTAAGAGACCATGAAAAGAGAAGTATAACAATCACTCTGGACTAGATATGTATGACCTCTATCCGTTGAACTGAAGTATCTTTAATTCAAGGTATATTTTCTCTAAAAATATAAACTAACTACATCCAGGTTACACATTTAGAGGTTATAATGCCATCAAAAGCAATGGAGTATAAAGGCATGCTGGTACAAAGACCGAAAAAAAAGATGGGTAAAGCTGACCATGGTTGGCTGCAAAGCAATTTTCACTTCTCTTTTGCAGAGTATTATAATCCTCATAATATACATTTCGGTGTATTAAGGGTACTCAATGATGATACGATTCAACCACAATCAGGTTTTCCTACCCACCCTCATAGAGATATGGAGATCATTACTTATATCATATCCGGTGAACTCACACACAAGGACTCCATGGGTAATGAAGAGAGACTTGGAGAGGGAGAAGTACAATATATGAGTGCCGGTACAGGTATCACTCACAGTGAGTATAATCTCCATCCGGATAAAACACTAAAACTGCTTCAAATATGGATCTTTCCTCCTGAAAAAAATATTGAACCGCTTTACGGCTCCTATCGATTTGCAAAGAAAGATGCACATAACACACTGCTCAATATTGTCTCTTCTCAAACAGGTGATGCTCCAATAAAAATTTTTCAAGATGTCAAAATTTTCATATCCCGTTTGGATAAGGATAGAGATTTTGAATTGATCTTAAATCAAAATAGACAGATTTACTTTGTACTCATAGAAGGAAGCGCCGAAATCAACGGTCTGATAGTACAAGAAGGTGATGGTCTAGAAATCGTTGATGAACCTCAGCTGATAATAAAGGCATTGAGTAATGCACACTTTCTCTTTATAGAGATGCCTTCAAGCCATGAGCATTAATATCCCTCTTTTTTTCTCAGGTTCAAATCTTCTAACCCCAACTCGTTTACATGGGTTTTACCCATTACTGCAAGTAGTGAACTTATCCCATGTAGTAGTGCCCGATGATAGTTGGCAATGTGGTGAGATTTTTCAATGACCAAATATTTACTTCGTTTAGCTTCATTCATCGTAGCCAGTCCTACTGGACAATGACGTCCATTGGCACCCGAACACTCGCGTGCGCGGATACATCCTGCCGAGATCATAAACCCTCTAGCGATATTTATAAAATCAGCCCCATAACAAAGCCGTTCCACTACATCATCAGGAGTCAGCACCTTCTCACTGGCAATGATCTTAATATGATCTCTCAAACCATACTCTTTTAGAACTGCATTCACCACAAGCAGTGATGCTTGTATAGACATACCTATTCTAATCATCATTTCAAGCGGTGCAGTGGCAGAACCTCCATCACCTCCATCCAACGAGATAAAGTCTACGATCTTTTTACCCTCATCTAATCTTTGTCTAAGTGCTCTAGCGTACGCTTCAAATGACTCACGTGAAGAGATCACGATCTTTATCCCGACAGGCTTTAAGGAAATATCCTGTAACTCTTCGACAAAGTCAAAGAGCATCTCCATATTCTGTGCATAGGGAAAACGATTGGGACTGAAAAGATCCTGGTGTGCTTTAACACCACGATAATAGGCGATATCTTCACTCACTTTAGCAGCCAGTAGTCTACCTCCCGTCTGCTTGGCACCCTGAGCAATTTTGATCTCTGTCATACGACAAAATCTCATAACTTTTGCATAACGGTCAGGATCAAAGTCTCCTACTTCATCACGTACCCCATAAAGTCCTGAACCCATTTGAAAGACAATATCAGGTACCCCTGGAGGTATATCATTAGGAAAGTACTTGATGGGCTTTTCCCAATGAATACGGAAAAAAACTAGATTTAACCTATCAAAGATAAATGAGCCTCTATCTTTTTGTCGCACTACCATTTTACGATAGATTCGATGTGCGATCTCGGAGTTAGTGAGAAAATACATGATTTTGTACACAGATTTGGCAAAAATCGTTCCCTCTTTTTTTTCCAGGAACTGGCTGTTGATATCATTATAGTGCATAAGTGTCAAGAAGTTAGAGGTTAACCCTCCCTCACCGGTATTAATAGGAAAATGCTCCCTGTATGCGCCTCTGGTAAATGCACGGGTACCTTCAGGTGAGATGGAACCGTCACTCATCGCTGATCGACCAATGATACTGTGTGTCTTAAAAGGATACTTATGCTGTTCACCGAATGTCACCGTAAACTCACGTTGTACTTCACTTACCTCTTTCACAAAATTTGCATGCTTAAAAAGTGTATGCTGGTCTGACTGAGGGAATGTAGTAGAGAATGAAAGATAAGGACTTTGATGATGCGATACTTTACTTACCCACTCAAGTTTCTCAAAAGAGTCATAATAGGTCTCATCGCCAAAATATTGACGCATCGGGTTACGCAGTAGATAAAAAAAATAACGAAGACGACCAACCAAAGGATAGTTGATCAACAACTGATTTTTACGCTGTATAAAACGGTCATAGATGAATACTGAGAACATTACTAGGACGATTGCCAGAAGCAACAGTTTAAAAAAGATACTCCAGTCAGCAGCCAGTACGGTAAATTTGGAAAAGAAGTTTCCCTGATTATTCATCATCATCCCCCTTTTCAAAAAAGAGGCAATCAAGACTAAATTTTCCTGCCCCATAAGTGATCAATAATAAAAAGAAAATAAAGTAGTAAAGTGGTATCTCTACGCCATTATTCGCAACAGAAAAACCGTTTGGAAGATGAACAAAAAAGATCGCTCCCAACATTACCATTGATAAAAAGATAGAGATAAAACGTGTAAACAGTCCTATAATAAGTAAGATAATGCCTACCGACTCAAGTCCTGTTACCAGATAAGCAATCATCATAGGGAATGGTATAGAAAGATCAGTGAACCATTTCACAGTCTCTTGGATATTATTCATTTTTAGAATTGCAGGTTGCGTAAAACCATAGGCAAGTACCAAACGTATCGCCAGTAAAATGATATTTTTCGGATAGCTGAATAAGACACGAAGTTCTCCCATAAAATCCATCATATCTACTCCTTATACTTCTTTATACCATCAATCTATTATACACTATTGAAAATATGGTATTTATATATCTTATACTAGCATATTGTAAAAATATAATGAACTATCAAGATATAAAATTAACCAGTTTGATAACGTAATATAGTATACTTTAATATGGCCATAAAACAAAAAATGATCACATTAGCACCAAGATCTCGTGGTTTCCATCTCATTACTCAAGAGATCGAACAAGCACTCAATACATTCTCAACAATAGAGAATGGACTACTTCACCTGTTTATTAAACATACAAGTGCTTCTCTCACCATCAATGAAAATGCCGACCCTACGGTACGTGATGATATGGAGAATTTTTTTAATGACATTGCCAATGAAAAACACTACTATATCCATACCTATGAAGGTACGGATGATATGCCTGCACATATCAAATCTTCACTTCTGGGAAATTCACTTACGATACCACTTACAAACGGCAAAATGAACCTGGGAACCTGGCAAGGAATATATCTGGGTGAACATCGAGAATATGGGGGAAGCCGTAAAGTCGTAATGACCATATACAGCTGAATAAACCGCATAGTTTTTTAGAATGGAAGTTAATATGAGTGTAGTGCACAGTAAGCATTGAGATGAGAGCTCATCTCAACACTGACTGTTTCAATTAACATTCTATTTTTCTATTACGTGCAGCAAGTACCGTAAGTACAAACAAGCCGGCAACAGCATAGTAAACCCACATAGGGATCGGTACCGGGTCACCTGCAGCATATGAGTGAAGTCCTGAAAGGTAGTAGTTCACCCCAAAGTAGGTCATAATTACTGTTGAGTAAGACCACAATGCTGCAACATTATAGATAAATACCGATTTGAGTGCCGGTACGAAACGCATGTGCAGAACAGACGCATAGATAAGAATGGTAACTGCTGCCCATGTCTCTTTTGGGTCCCATCCCCAGTAACGTCCCCAGCTCTCATTCGCCCATACACCACCAAGGAAGTTACCTACCGTCATCAAGATCAGACCGATTATCAGTGACATCTCAGAAAGACTGGTCAACTCTTTAATGGAACGATCAATATCAGTATTTCCTTTACCTCTAATGATAAACAGGATCAGTACCAAAAATGCCAGGATCGACCCAAGGCCAAGGAATCCATCACCGGAAATGATCGTAGCAACGTGGATCATCAACCAGTAGGATTTCAGTACAGGTACAAGGTTTGTGATCTCAGGGTTGATAAAGTTCATATGCGCCACACCCATTGTAATACCTGCAAGTATTGCAGTACCTGCTAAGGCAAATGGAGATTGTCTAGCAAGGACAAGACCTGCAAATACCGTTGTAAGTGCAATAACCACGATAGATTCATAAGCATTAGACCATGGTGCATGTCCTGCGATATACCAACGTATAGCAAGGCCTATGATATGCACAATAAAGGCAACACTCAATATACTTAGCGCGATACGCATTGGCCATTTAATAGAGAAACTTGGTTTAAGTGTATTGACGAACGCAAGGATCAACAAGATCACACCAAGAAGAATATAAACAGGAACCAGTTTGCCAAAAAGTCCCAATTCATTATATTTGATCTCCATATCAATGTGTTTTTGGCTTGGCATGACCTCTTTACCGAAATTCTCCTGGAACTTGGCAATAAGATCTAAGCCTTTATCTGCATTACTCCAGTCACCTGACTTCATCCCAGCATCTACCTGCTGAAAATAGTTTCCGACCAACAATTGAACCATCTGTGCATCTTTAGGAGCAAACTGTTTCAATGCCTCCAATGGAGCAAACCATTTGTTATTCTCATCCTTTGGCTTAGGGAATATCTGCAGCAAAGAACCTGTAAAAACCATATAAGAGACATTTACACGTTCATCAATCTCTATCAGTTTTTTATCGTACTGACTCTTCTCTAACGGTTTTTTTTGTGATGCCAGATTGATATCTTCATACAGTTTGTATTTATCATTCGTTTGATCAAAGAAATCAGAGAACTTCGCAAACTTAGCATCTTCAGGAAGTCCCAGTTTGACTGCTATCTTTGGATGACCTATTTTAATGATCGGAAGTTCCTGATACAGTCCAGGATCTATCGCCATACCAAGCAGCACCTGTGTAGGGTCCAGACCGAAAATCGAAGATTTACCTGAAACCTTTGCAACAACTTCATGGGCCATTGTGTCCATTGGTTTCATACGTCCTTGCATATCCTGTACAATCAACCGGCCAAATGCCTTCGCATGTGCTTTATCTATCGCTGCTACTTTAGCATGAGTTGCCTCATCAATCACCGGAGTCGCTGCTTTTAGTGTCGGAGAAGAAGCCATCATTCCAGCTACTAAAAGTACTGCGGCACTCTGCTGTAGTTTTTTGGTCTTTTTAAGTAGCTGCATAAATCTTCCGTTTTTGATAAAGAGACTCCAGAACATACCTATCGTTAACAAAATGTAGCCGATATAAGTAGGTAAAGTACCTGGATCATGGTTGATAGAAAGTATCGTACCTTTCTCATCCGGATCATAGGAAGATTGGAATAAGCGGTAACCTCTATGATCAAGTACATGGTTCATATAGATCTGGTAAGGTTGGTTTATTCCTTTTTCTTTATCGATCAATGTTACATCACTTGAGTAAGAAGACGGTGTCATAGAGCCCGGATAACGCTCAAGCTTAAAGTCATCCAGTTTGATAGTAAACGGTACATTGATGATTTTTGCTCCAACTCTCAGGTCGATTTTCACACCGTTCAATTCAATCTGATGTATTTTACCCGTCTCATCCTTATGAGGTGTCGCTGTAATGATCTTACTTTGATCTCCTACGCTGACCTTAAACTCTAAAAACTCTGGCTTACCGGGCTTGTTTTTAAGGTCGGTTGAATCAACAACAAGCCTTGCTTTTGGGTGGATGTCTTTGAGTACGACGGCATTGTTTCCAAATCTGTACAACATACGTTGTTTGAAGTCATTGATACCTGGTGCCAATTCACCTGTACTTCTGTCATTCATACTTAATGTATTGATGATATAAGGGAACTCTACAGTCAGACCATTCTCACCTTCTCTGATCACGAGTGTCGGTTTGCCTTCTGTCGCTGCAGTCTCATAAGCGATGTCAAACTCATCGAACTCTTTGAGCTCGCCTTTTGCAAGATAGTAAATCTCCCCTTTACTTCCTGCTGAGATCTTGAGTTCCAATATTTTTTTACCGTTTGGATCCTCAACGATCTTTTCATTGTAAGTAGGTAGATAACGTAAAAGTTCGATATCTACTTTTTTGTCTCCCGCTTTAAGTGATTCATGAAGGTCATTCTTTGTCATACTGGAAAGGTAAAGCTCTTTTTCCAGTGTAGTACCTTTATCTCCTTCTCTAGCCGCCACCTGCAAGAGCTTCATATCTGAGACCATCACATTGCTTTGGTGTCCTTCACGTATATGCATAGTCCCTTCATATCCAATATAACGTGTGATCAATGCACCAAGTGCGATAATCAAAAAAGAAAAATGGAAGAGAAAGACAGGAAATTTGTTTTTATAGGATTTGAACTTGAGGATATTGTATACCAGTATCATCACAAAATAGATCAGAAAAACTTCAAACCATTTTGCCTTGTAGATCAGTGCCTTCGCAGTTTGTGTACCATAATCGTTCTCAATAAAAGTGGCTACTCCTGCTGTAACCCCAAAAATAAAAAGTACCAAAACGGCCATTTTCATAGATAATAAATGCTTCAACATATAATTTCTCTCCATTGGACAAGTAATAAAGAGCGATTATATCTGATTATTATCTAACGGAAGGTTAATGAATGGATAATGAGACGATAATAAAATCTTATCATTTAAGAAAATAACGTAATTGCACATTCTAAATTTTTAGTGTACATTTTGAACCAAAGTGTTTGGTTCAAAATAAAACTTGGATGATCTTAGGAGTGCTTTACTTTTGCGCAGTAGATCTCTGCTCTCTTTTTATAAGAGTCAAGTGTTGCAGCTGCCAACTCATCGCTTCTCATATTTTCTTGGTATATTTTAACTTTATCAGTGAAAAGTTTACAAAGTCTTTGATCTTCTTGCTGTTGCATCTCTTCTGCTTGTTTTGTATCAGACTCAAAAAATCCGGCAAACAAAGAAGATGCAATAAGTAAAGCTGCGATAAAAATTCTCATTTACTTTCCTTATAATAAAAATATTTTTTCATTATAATATAATAAACTTAAAATATTTTTATATAAGTAATAAATTAAACTTATTTATTATTTAACTCAAAACTTGCTTCTTCACCTAGGACAGGATAAAAATAACCAAAACCAAAATCTTTATCCGTCACGATCTTGCCATGGGCTACCACATGATCACCGGCCTTTAATTCAGTATGAGATGCAGTAAAAACGATATCATCAGTTAACGCTTCTTCACTACCAGTACCATCACCCAGGTGTACCCAATCTCTTTTCATAATATCATGTGATACTTTATAGACCGTGGCTTTTAGAGATACTGTCTTCCCCTCAAGATGTTTTCTGAATTTATGAAGATCTTCGACTGTATAAAACGGTTTTTCAACAAAATCAACATCTATAAGTTCTACCTTTTCTTCCACCGGCTTTTGCATCACAGCTGCTTTAAGGCTGACGAATTTTTCAGGTTTTTGTGCGAGATAGACCTCATTAGCAAATACAATCTCATCAAATACTCTATTTAGCTGTTTGCTTTGAAAATCCTTCATGACAGTTCTAGTATCATAACCGATCATATCCCCTACTTTTACCGGTGCTTTAGCGATAGCAATCCAACGCTCACTGCCGTTTTCATCCACCTTCACATAGTCATACCCCATTACATCGATCACTTCTAATACTTTTGCATAAGAAATCCCTGCTTTTTTATCCAGCATATCCTCTGCAATACTTAAGCTTGCAACCATTGCCAATACCAATAGAATTCGTTTCATATGTTCTCTTACCTTGTTTAATTTGTAATTATTATACATCATCAATACTAATTACTTATCCATATAACGATAAATAAGTTATATATTATTATTTTATAAGTAAGATACTTTTATCAATCAACATTTGGAGCTTACATGTTATCTAAAACCCTTTTTTATAGTCTTCTCCTGATAAGTCTATCTCATGCAGAACTCTTTACCGAATACTTTGAGAATGGTATTATCAAGTCAGAAATTGTATATAAAGACGGTACACGTACTCCAACTGAAGAAGGCATTAAAGAGGGGATGGAAAAGATCTATCATGATAACGGGAAGATCGCCTATACTGTCAATAATATTGATGGTAAAAGAGATGGGAATCTAAACTGGTATGACAAAGAGGGAAATAATATTGAAGTAATGCCTTATAAAATGGGAAAGCGCCACGGTACCAACAAACTTTTTTACAGCAACGGTACACTTAAAAGTGAAGTAAATTATATCAATGACAAGAAAGAAGGAATAGAAAAATTTTACTTCAGTACCGGTGCTTTGGCGCAAGAAAGTCAATATATAAACGACAAAAAAGAAGGTGAAGAGAAAGAGTACTATGAAGATGGATCACTTCAAAGCATTGTCACTTACAAGAACAATTATAAGGAAGGTACCAAAAA containing:
- a CDS encoding lipid-A-disaccharide synthase N-terminal domain-containing protein, which gives rise to MHQWFSDHAIIYLVGFIAQLLFSARLLVQWILSEKVKKVLTPELFWQLSLLASFLFFIYGWLRDDFAIMFGQTITYFIYIRNMQIQKTWQKLSIFLRVFLWLFPALILFYSYSNGQSDIQRLFFNQSIPMWLIVWGSIAQIVFTFRFIYQWIYSEKIKRSHLPIGFWLLSLAGSLMILTYAIIRKDPILFLGQLFGSVIYIRNIIISRKESR
- a CDS encoding glycosyltransferase family 2 protein yields the protein MSNSYRMTIIVPIYNEIDNLDRVEKTFLEYLAQSPTKSQVLFVDDGSRDGSFEKISKICEHPDFHFIKFRQNRGLSTAIKAGIDHANTELIGYIDADLQTTPFDFDKLLGEINTCDAVIGYRAKRKDTLSKKIQSRIANAIRRKLIDDGVIDTGCPLKVLRTDKVKKIPFFDGMHRFIPALLKLEGGEIKQMEVQHFERIAGQSKFNIFNRSIKPLQDAFAYRWMRSRYIRYEIEQTDI
- a CDS encoding S1C family serine protease; translated protein: MNSTPTQNKLLRTIRTLLFILIGFAVLLLLFPQFKAFWLPINTEPRAVTARGTLSDTERTNIEIFRQASPSVVYITTLTDTVNLWTRDITRIPRGTGSGFIWDRYGHIITNYHVLERASEIRIHLSDQRTFRAVLVGASPDHDIAVLRIPLVSNMPAPLPIGTSSDLQVGQMMYAIGNPFGLDQTLTTGVVSALNRSLYNDNGSKINGLIQTDAAINPGNSGGPLLDSAGRLVGINTAIYSPSGVYAGIGFAVPVDTVNRVVPKLIAKGHYKRPQLGILIDEELNKAITDKLGIKGVAIIDIKEGSPAQRAGLHSMKKLKNEGMDVGDIILSIDDQRVNNTRSLLDTLEKYYSGDHVKLTYLRDHEKRSITITLD
- a CDS encoding pirin family protein, coding for MPSKAMEYKGMLVQRPKKKMGKADHGWLQSNFHFSFAEYYNPHNIHFGVLRVLNDDTIQPQSGFPTHPHRDMEIITYIISGELTHKDSMGNEERLGEGEVQYMSAGTGITHSEYNLHPDKTLKLLQIWIFPPEKNIEPLYGSYRFAKKDAHNTLLNIVSSQTGDAPIKIFQDVKIFISRLDKDRDFELILNQNRQIYFVLIEGSAEINGLIVQEGDGLEIVDEPQLIIKALSNAHFLFIEMPSSHEH
- a CDS encoding FMN-binding glutamate synthase family protein, with amino-acid sequence MMNNQGNFFSKFTVLAADWSIFFKLLLLAIVLVMFSVFIYDRFIQRKNQLLINYPLVGRLRYFFYLLRNPMRQYFGDETYYDSFEKLEWVSKVSHHQSPYLSFSTTFPQSDQHTLFKHANFVKEVSEVQREFTVTFGEQHKYPFKTHSIIGRSAMSDGSISPEGTRAFTRGAYREHFPINTGEGGLTSNFLTLMHYNDINSQFLEKKEGTIFAKSVYKIMYFLTNSEIAHRIYRKMVVRQKDRGSFIFDRLNLVFFRIHWEKPIKYFPNDIPPGVPDIVFQMGSGLYGVRDEVGDFDPDRYAKVMRFCRMTEIKIAQGAKQTGGRLLAAKVSEDIAYYRGVKAHQDLFSPNRFPYAQNMEMLFDFVEELQDISLKPVGIKIVISSRESFEAYARALRQRLDEGKKIVDFISLDGGDGGSATAPLEMMIRIGMSIQASLLVVNAVLKEYGLRDHIKIIASEKVLTPDDVVERLCYGADFINIARGFMISAGCIRARECSGANGRHCPVGLATMNEAKRSKYLVIEKSHHIANYHRALLHGISSLLAVMGKTHVNELGLEDLNLRKKEGY
- a CDS encoding HvfX family Cu-binding RiPP maturation protein — its product is MMDFMGELRVLFSYPKNIILLAIRLVLAYGFTQPAILKMNNIQETVKWFTDLSIPFPMMIAYLVTGLESVGIILLIIGLFTRFISIFLSMVMLGAIFFVHLPNGFSVANNGVEIPLYYFIFFLLLITYGAGKFSLDCLFFEKGDDDE
- a CDS encoding secondary thiamine-phosphate synthase enzyme YjbQ — encoded protein: MAIKQKMITLAPRSRGFHLITQEIEQALNTFSTIENGLLHLFIKHTSASLTINENADPTVRDDMENFFNDIANEKHYYIHTYEGTDDMPAHIKSSLLGNSLTIPLTNGKMNLGTWQGIYLGEHREYGGSRKVVMTIYS
- the ccsA gene encoding cytochrome c biogenesis protein, with the protein product MLKHLLSMKMAVLVLFIFGVTAGVATFIENDYGTQTAKALIYKAKWFEVFLIYFVMILVYNILKFKSYKNKFPVFLFHFSFLIIALGALITRYIGYEGTMHIREGHQSNVMVSDMKLLQVAAREGDKGTTLEKELYLSSMTKNDLHESLKAGDKKVDIELLRYLPTYNEKIVEDPNGKKILELKISAGSKGEIYYLAKGELKEFDEFDIAYETAATEGKPTLVIREGENGLTVEFPYIINTLSMNDRSTGELAPGINDFKQRMLYRFGNNAVVLKDIHPKARLVVDSTDLKNKPGKPEFLEFKVSVGDQSKIITATPHKDETGKIHQIELNGVKIDLRVGAKIINVPFTIKLDDFKLERYPGSMTPSSYSSDVTLIDKEKGINQPYQIYMNHVLDHRGYRLFQSSYDPDEKGTILSINHDPGTLPTYIGYILLTIGMFWSLFIKNGRFMQLLKKTKKLQQSAAVLLVAGMMASSPTLKAATPVIDEATHAKVAAIDKAHAKAFGRLIVQDMQGRMKPMDTMAHEVVAKVSGKSSIFGLDPTQVLLGMAIDPGLYQELPIIKIGHPKIAVKLGLPEDAKFAKFSDFFDQTNDKYKLYEDINLASQKKPLEKSQYDKKLIEIDERVNVSYMVFTGSLLQIFPKPKDENNKWFAPLEALKQFAPKDAQMVQLLVGNYFQQVDAGMKSGDWSNADKGLDLIAKFQENFGKEVMPSQKHIDMEIKYNELGLFGKLVPVYILLGVILLILAFVNTLKPSFSIKWPMRIALSILSVAFIVHIIGLAIRWYIAGHAPWSNAYESIVVIALTTVFAGLVLARQSPFALAGTAILAGITMGVAHMNFINPEITNLVPVLKSYWLMIHVATIISGDGFLGLGSILAFLVLILFIIRGKGNTDIDRSIKELTSLSEMSLIIGLILMTVGNFLGGVWANESWGRYWGWDPKETWAAVTILIYASVLHMRFVPALKSVFIYNVAALWSYSTVIMTYFGVNYYLSGLHSYAAGDPVPIPMWVYYAVAGLFVLTVLAARNRKIEC
- a CDS encoding toxin-antitoxin system YwqK family antitoxin; this translates as MLSKTLFYSLLLISLSHAELFTEYFENGIIKSEIVYKDGTRTPTEEGIKEGMEKIYHDNGKIAYTVNNIDGKRDGNLNWYDKEGNNIEVMPYKMGKRHGTNKLFYSNGTLKSEVNYINDKKEGIEKFYFSTGALAQESQYINDKKEGEEKEYYEDGSLQSIVTYKNNYKEGTKKWFDKNGKVTKTELYKMDRPVNVMKKIQTPDHTETIEEFKVLDFNPQNRRPE